One stretch of Portunus trituberculatus isolate SZX2019 chromosome 23, ASM1759143v1, whole genome shotgun sequence DNA includes these proteins:
- the LOC123507605 gene encoding nuclear pore complex protein Nup214-like isoform X2, with translation MEYGPDSEPNADVRFISSHIPVFTPEEISLPEGDCSLVATAPKFGRIFVACGTQIKVFESKTLFEGVSGVPLTSISVGAQVTHVACSCDGLTLLVVILHNQVPHALFYEIRSLVPGCGEQIPLVSVALAGAGGQVHGLTWNPMDPSSVALAISPSSLSLLTLKENQVEVKSENIQARALGWSPKGKQLTVGLEDGTLKLFKPDLTAVRAIQRPPMDEAGAVLSITWFTNTEFFIGYKSSVVEGAHVIMYVNAPKAKEPKFVAYEYICNDNQGPRAAMFYPFFFPEWSLLCLLSSRAVTMAVLGRSVEGGDGWCEYELDEGCVAAVQNISITEETFPLGLAVDFTSQKTFTAKDNKVSGPCPVMCTLSTGGELNLFHVVNEKSGAESLTKPQESLPASGVRTPQQFGGISSYSVGKPAVPSLASVAPETKTTFPAVPAPLVPSTPPAPQKLDTFSFSAPAQSSSPVSASPLPSLSTNFKLPQSQPSPLTTSLFAKTEPAFTPMFKLQGTSEMTKPTLAAPATIPKLPQATTTAQDFKFPSFPLSQLSTPAVTSSSTTLPDTKPQPPVVPKPLEVMAQSVATPARLPQPVVAELDDTLIAAINAAKTNFERELEDHMNMGDLPNQVGGPKEMGELRCSLGETAEWVDEMSSTTSELKGEVGQLHSEVLEGFILAEEAEAQVVKSKNPRHRLMLQPQTLDPHSRKQMEEIRSLYQYLQSQLAEIDTRLHLDWAAYRNEQNKKKKKELPASETLYQALKKCHYARKVCEQRVDSLCERIKDLHLHSLSGLAAPQTHQEDDEIMATLERSLRETSISTPHLSSPFKMLSPGKQESLQKVLSQRNFIPLRKCSNLPRMNLSSLEDLSLGHSQEGSPRSSFTANKGHSLLESFGPQTFSTPMRNNQTSVTPQAGCTSEASVIQGSKVAAAAPPPPPEPQYEDITPPQTPDNRLTQGTKPASPLRALSRLVSEVPTTGASETKAPGTVLLAENKTAFQGFGVGGSSSGGLKAPVTVTTGSLQGAFKPVTSAPLSKTTLAFSFTQFAPPTVASQGSVTQQPLSQNLAGSSSPLFKPPAATLENTSFLQAVSNEVSQKTEVKGSLFFKPPVPVSESYSPFSEKVETSVSSLDKVASTAASSTSKVQSVPEAAGNSSVLGAVSVPESFTTPHLASVAETESTSSSSSTDSDTASNATVIGDSVSTSGTPSFPEGSEQLAERIGDTAINKEASLPPMSSTSQPSLFSANSGSFFGGGSNNMFSGVSSSSSGFFANKTSVESGLLGSSSASTTTTTTPSAAAAAPTSGALFVTSTSGDFFASATSTAATGSVFNAPVTASSILFGAKSTASSSPVLLGTETTTTNTLTITVTSGSLFGKTSTATTTGNSLGTVPSASSGSIFGDTKTSSGGTVFGTSATTSASIFGGSSNAASGSIFGTASTGNGSLFGMSGSTGGSIFGTTTTAGTVAASTATTTTTTISATSTTTSTISSSSSSLTTAPPTMFGNSGISTSSVTILGATTTASDSSTATTTAISGLFGTASSTTTGNIFGTSTAAATTATNGTIFGVKTTAASIFGTTNTSGNLFATTTTAQTGSIFGTTSTSTSSGSIFGSASTSGSIFGSPVQTSGATPSIFGAAAAAAVASSTGNTSTLFGREGSGSPSTSSTSTTTTAASTSIPASSSASALTTGLFSSPPAGEATSFSLAFTPGGGSGSANPATSATPSLFSTQATSTATGVPFSPGGVFSGSSTTSTSAFTSLSTSSSAFTSPAVSSAPSLTPAATTAAASTANTVFGQSTPGLVFGGTAPQQNSLFGGGGQTTGTFGASSTPGSIFGGSTAGQSLFGNTSSGSVFGQTSAATTSPFASVSTSKAEASPFGGSSAFGSGGGGGGGFFSGLGSKPSAENANKNVFGAGTLSAAVPQTSLFGTSSSSSSPFQSSVFGGAANSGTGGGGSFSSGGGPVANTGFAVTTPQSPAFGGNPTFGGSPSFGGSPTFGSSPVFGGSSTFSSPLKNTPTGGGGGGFSSFASSGSATFGSLAGASPPSTGGFGSGSNFSSWR, from the exons GATGTTCGGTTCATCTCCAGCCACATTCCTGTCTTCACTCCAGAGGAGATCTCTCTTCCTGAGGGGGACTGCAGCCTTGTGGCCACTGCCCCAAAGTTTGGCCGCATTTTTGTGGCATGTGGGACACAAATTAAAG TGTTTGAATCCAAGACACTGTTTGAGGGAGTGTCGGGTGTCCCTCTCACCTCCATCAGTGTTGGTGCTCAGGTGACTCATGTGGCCTGCAGCTGTGATGGCCTCACCCTGCTGGTGGTCATCCTCCACAATCAGGTTCCTCATGCGCTCTTCTATGAGATTCGCAGCCTTGTGCCTGGT tgTGGAGAACAAATCCCCTTGGTGAGTGTGGCTCTGGCTGGGGCTGGTGGTCAGGTCCATGGACTCACTTGGAACCCAATGGATCCCAGCAGTGTGGCCCTGGCCATCTcaccttcatccctttcacttctCACCCTTAAAGAGAACCAGGTGGAAGTGAAGTCAGAAAACATTCAAGCAAG GGCACTGGGATGGTCACCCAAGGGGAAGCAGCTGACCGTGGGCCTGGAAGATGGCACCCTGAAGCTGTTCAAGCCAGACCTGACTGCCGTGCGTGCCATCCAGCGGCCGCCCATGGATGAAGCCGGTGCTGTGCTCAGCATCACTTGGTTCACCAACACAGAGTTCTTCATTGGCTACAAGAGCTCAGTTGTGGAGGGAGCTCATG TAATAATGTATGTTAATGCACCAAAGGCCAAGGAGCCAAAGTTTGTTGCCTATGAGTACATCTGCAATGACAACCAAGGCCCGAGGGCAGCCATGTTCtaccccttcttctttcctgagTG GTCGTTGCTTTGTCTGCTGTCGTCTCGTGCTGTGACGATGGCTGTCTTGGGCCGGTCTGTTGAGGGCGGTGATGGTTGGTGTGAGTATGAGTTAGATGAAGGGTGTGTTGCTGCAGTGCAAAATATTTCCATCACTGAGGAAACTTTTCCTCTCGGTCTGGCCGTTGATTTCACCTCCCAGAAGACATTCACAGCCAAAG ACAACAAAGTGTCCGGCCCATGTCCTGTCATGTGCACACTCTCCACTGGGGGAGAACTCAACCTCTTCCATGTGGTTAATGAGAAGTCTGGTGCAGAGTCATTGACCAAACCCCAAGAGAGTCTGCCAGCCAGTGGAGTGCGCACACCTCAGCAATTTGGAGGAATCAGCAGTTATTCTGTGGGCAAGCCAGCTGTTCCATCATTGGCCTCTGTTGCCCCAGAGACCAAGACTACCTTCCCTGCAGTACCAGCTCCCTTGGTTCCAAG CACACCACCAGCCCCACAGAAGTTGGACACTTTCAGTTTCAGTGCACCAGCACAGTCCTCTAGCCCTGTCTCAGCCTCTCCACTACCAAGTCTGAGCACCAATTTCAAATTACCCCAAAGTCAGCCATCGCCACTGACGACAAGTCTTTTTGCCAAGACTGAGCCAGCTTTTACTCCCATGTTTAAGCTGCAAGGAACAAGTGAGATGACCAAGCCCACCCTGGCTGCCCCTGCCACCATCCCCAAGCTGCCACAAGCCACTACCACAGCACAGGACTTCAAGTTCCCTTCGTTTCCCTTGAGTCAGCTGAGCACTCCAGCAGTGACTTCCAGCAGCACCACCTTGCCTGACACCAAGCCACAGCCTCCTGTTGTCCCCAAGCCACTTGAGGTGATGGCCCAGAGTGTGGCCACACCAGCCAGGCTGCCCCAGCCAGTGGTGGCCGAGCTGGATGACACACTGATTGCTGCCATCAATGCAGCCAAGACCAACTTTGAGAGGGAGCTGGAGGACCACATGAACATGGGAGACTTGCCTAACCAG GTTGGAGGACCAAAGGAGATGGGTGAGCTAAGATGTTCCCTGGGTGAGACTGCAGAGTGGGTGGATGAGATGAGCTCCACCACCTCTGAGctgaagggagaggtggggcaGCTTCACTCTGAGGTCCTGGAAGGCTTCATTCTAGCAGAGGAAGCTGAAGCTCAAGTTGTCAAGAGCAAGAATCCACG GCACCGCTTAATGTTGCAGCCACAGACGTTGGACCCGCACAGTCGCAAACAGATGGAGGAGATTCGCTCTCTGTACCAGTACCTGCAGAGCCAGCTCGCTGAAATTGACACCCGCCTTCACCTTGACTGGGCCGCATACAGGAATGAGCAGAACAAAAAGAA GAAAAAGGAGCTTCCAGCCTCAGAGACACTGTACCAAGCTTTGAAGAAGTGCCACTATGCAAGGAAGGTCTGTGAGCAGCGAGTGGACTCATTATGTGAACGAATCAAGGACCTCCATCTCCACTCCCTCAGTGGCCTGGCAGCCCCACAGACACACCAGGAGGA TGATGAGATTATGGCCACTCTGGAGAGATCATTGCGAGAGACCTCCATCTctactcctcatctctcctcccccttcaaaATGCTTTCTCCGGGGAAGCAGGAAAGTTTACAGAAAGTTCTCTCACAAAGAAATTTCATCCCTCTAAG AAAGTGTTCCAACCTACCCCGTATGAACCTGAGTTCCTTGGAGGACCTCTCCCTAGGACACAGTCAGGAAGGTTCTCCTCGCTCCTCCTTCACTGCTAACAAAGGACACTCATTGCTGGAGTCCTTTGGGCCTCAGACATTCTCAACACCGATGAGGAACAACCAGACATCTGTCACTCCTCAAGCAGGATGCACCTCAGAGGCAAGTGTGATACAAGGAAgtaaagtagcagcagcagcaccaccgccaccacctgagCCACAGTATGAAGACATTACGCCACCACAGACCCCAGACAACAGGCTGACACAAGGCACCAAACCTGCCAGTCCTCTGCGGGCTCTCTCACGTTTGGTGTCTGAGGTGCCAACCACAGGGGCCTCTGAGACTAAAGCCCCTGGGACAGTCTTGCTTGCTGAAAACAAAACAGCTTTTCAAGGATTTGGTGTTGGAGGATCCTCCTCGGGAGGTTTGAAGGCCCCTGTAACAGTGACAACAGGCTCTCTCCAAGGAGCTTTCAAGCCTGTCACATCTGCTCCTCTTTCAAAAACAACACTTGCTTTTTCCTTTACACAGTTTGCCCCACCTACTGTGGCTTCTCAAGGCAGTGTGACTCAGCAGCCATTGTCACAGAACTTAGCTGGGAGTTCCAGTCCATTATTCAAGCCCCCTGCAGCAACATTAGAGAACACCAGTTTTCTTCAGGCTGTTAGTAATGAAGTCTCACAAAAGACTGAAGTAAAAGGTAGTCTTTTTTTCAAACCTCCAGTACCAGTTAGTGAGTCTTACAGTCCATTTTCTGAGAAAGTAGAAACTTCAGTATCTTCTCTGGACAAGGTGGCCAGCACTGCAGCATCATCCACCTCCAAGGTTCAAAGTGTCCCTGAGGCAGCAGGCAACAGTTCTGTTCTGGGTGCTGTGAGTGTCCCTGAGTCCTTCACTACTCCTCATCTTGCCTCTGTGGCAGAAACAGAGTCAacatcatcctcatcttcaaCGGACTCTGACACTGCCTCAAATGCCACTGTCATTGGGGACAGTGTGAGTACTTCTGGGACTCCAAGCTTCCCAGAAGGTTCAGAGCAGCTGGCTGAGAGAATAGGAGACACTGCTATCAATAAGGAAGCTTCCCTCCCACCCATGAGCTCCACTTCCCAACCCAGCTTGTTCTCAGCAAATTCAGGAAGTTTCTTTGGAGGTGGTAGTAACAACATGTTCAGTGGTGTGTCTTCTTCCAGCAGTGGCTTCTTTGCAAACAAGACTTCTGTAGAATCAGGTCTCCTTGGGTCATCCTCtgcatccaccaccactaccactacccccagtgctgctgctgctgcacccacaTCTGGAGCCCTGTTTGTGACATCTACATCTGGGGATTTCTTTGCATCTGCCACAAGTACTGCAGCCACAGGGAGTGTTTTTAATGCTCCTGTAACAGCCTCAAGTATCCTCTTTGGGGCTAAAAGTACTGCATCTTCAAGTCCAGTTCTTTTAGGAACTgaaacaacaaccacaaatacattaacaataacagtaacctCTGGAAGCCTTTTTGGAAAGACATCAACAGCGACAACTACTGGAAACAGTTTGGGGACTGTCCCATCTGCATCATCTGGGAGCATTTTTGGAGACACAAAAACTTCCAGTGGTGGGACTGTGTTTGGGACTTCAGCTACAACTTCTGCCAGTATTTTTGGAGGCTCATCCAATGCTGCTTCGGGAAGCATATTTGGAACTGCATCTACCGGCAATGGAAGTCTATTTGGAATGTCAGGATCTACAGGTGGAAGTATTTTTGGAACAACAACTACAGCTGGTACTgttgctgcttctactgctactactacaactactactattagtgccacttctactactactagcaccattagtagtagtagtagtagtcttaccACAGCTCCTCCAACCATGTTTGGAAATTCAGGAATATCTACTTCTAGTGTAACCATTTTGGGAgccacaacaacagcatcagacTCAAGTACAGCAACCACAACAGCTATTTCAGGTTTGTTTGGAACAGCCAGCTCAACAACCACTGGTAACATTTTTGGGACATCCACAGCTGCTGCAACCACAGCAACTAATGGAACTATTTTTGGAGTAAAGACCACAGCTGCAAGTATCTTTGGAACTACAAACACATCTGGAAACTTGTTTGCCACGACAACCACTGCACAAACCGGGAGTATATTTGGGACAACATCTACAAGTACAAGTTCTGGAAGCATTTTTGGATCAGCATCAACAAGTGGCAGCATTTTTGGTAGTCCTGTCCAGACCAGTGGAGCAACCCCCAGCATTtttggagcagcagcagcagcagcagtagcaagcaGTACGGGAAACACCAGCACCCTGTTTGGAAGAGAAGGTTCTGGATCACCTTCCACAAgctccacttccaccaccaccacagctgcttCCACCTCCATCCCTGCGTCCTCCTCTGCCTCAGCTCTCACCACAggccttttctcttcccctcctgctGGTGAGGCCACCTCCTTCAGTCTGGCTTTCACACCAGGAGGAGGCTCAGGGTCTGCTAACCCAGCCACCTCTgccacaccctctctcttttccactcaAGCAACGAGCACAGCTACTGGAGTCCCATTCTCACCTGGAGGAGTCTTCAGTGGCtcatccaccacctccacctctgccTTCACTAGTCTGTCAACCTCCAGCTCTGCCTTCACTTCCCCTGCTGTCTCCTctgctccttctctcactcctgctgccactactgctgctgccagcaCTGCCAACACAGTGTTTGGGCAGAGCACCCCAGGCTTGGTGTTTGGAGGCACAGCACCTCAACAGAACTCCCTCTTTGGTGGGGGAGGTCAGACTACTGGAACATTTGGTGCATCCTCAACTCCTGGCAGTATATTTGGTGGGTCAACAGCAGGACAGTCGCTCTTTGGAAACACCTCCTCAGGGTCTGTGTTTGGCCAGACATCTGCGGCTACCACATCACCATTCGCCTCTGTCAG cACATCCAAAGCAGAAGCATCACCATTTGGAGGCTCCTCAGCATTTG GttcaggaggaggcggaggaggaggcttcTTCAGTGGCCTTGGCAGCAAACCCAGTGCAGAGAATGCCAACAAGAATGTTTTTGGAGCAGGGACTCTGTCTGCTGCTGTGCCACAAACCA GTTTGTTTggtactagcagcagcagcagcagtccatTTCAAAGCAGTGTGTTTGGAGGGGCTGCCAACAGTggcacaggtggtggtggcagcttcagtagtggtggtggccctGTTGCCAACACAGGATTTGCTGTCACCACACCTCAGTCACCAG cGTTTGGTGGGAATCCAACGTTTGGGGGCAGCCCATCTTTTGGGGGAAGTCCCACCTTTGGCTCCTCTCCAGTGTTTGGAGGCTCATCAACATTCTCCTCCCCACTGAAGAACACGCCTACGG